AGAACCTGCTGGTGTCCTACTCCCAGTCGGCGAACGGTCTGTTCTGATGGGCGCACCGGACCGGGTGCTGATCACCGACGTGGCCGCCGAACTGGTGGCGCGGTTGGTGGCGCGCCACGGTCCGGTGATGTTCCACCAGTCCGGCGGCTGCTGCGACGGGTCGGCGCCGATGTGCTACCCCGACGGCGACTTCATCATCGGTGATCACGACGTGCTGCTGGGCATCCTGGACCTGGAAAACGGGGGAGCCGGCATCGAAGTGTCGGTCTGGATCTCCGGTCCACAGTTCGCCGCCTGGAAGCACACCCAGCTGATCATCGACGCGGTCCCGGGCCGCGGGGCCGGGTTCAGCCTGGAGGCACCTGAGGGCATCCGGTTCCTGACGCGCAGCCGGGCCTTCACCGAGGACGAGAACACGCTGCTGGAAACAATGCCGGTGATTACCGGGTCGTTACCGCGCTGACCGGCGCGATCGCCGTAAAATCTGGTGGTGTGATTCCGCTGCCACGCCCCTGGTTGTTGAGCAGCGCCATGCTGGTCGGGGTAGCGGTCGGCGTCTTGGCCGGGATCGGCTTGAGCCTGGTCATCACCGCTCCGCTGCGCCCCGACGTCGCGATCACGCTGGTGCTCGGTGCGCCCAGCATCGCGGGCCTGGTGCTGGTGTTCGTCTCCTCGCGTCGGTGGGTAACCGCCCTGGGTGCGTTTTTGCTCGCGATGGCGGTCGGGTGGTTCGGCGCACTGGCCGCGATTCAGGTGGTGTCGGGTGCCTGAGACCACCGACACCGGGTCACTGCCCATGACCGAGCCGCATATGGCTCCGATCTTCGACACCGGGCCGCACCCGGTCCCGCTGCCCGGGCCGGCCGAGGCGCTGGACGAACCGAACACCGGTGACGAGCCGATTCCGTGGCCTGAACCGGAGAGCCCCACGCCGGCGTCCGCGTCGTTGCCGGCCAAACCGCCCAAACCGGTGGTCCTCACCGGCCAATACCAATTCCTGAAGTGGTGGCAGCTGGCCCTGGTGCTGTTGGCGGTGTGGATTCCAGCAGCCGGGATCGGACTGGGACTGTTCTCCTGGTGGTACAGCCTGGCCGACAAGACACCGGCCGTCTTCGTGGTGCTGATCTTCGCCGCGGTGTGTGTGGTCGCCGGGCTGATTGTGGCGATGGTGGGGGAGAAACCGCTGGTGTCGGCGGTGGCGATTGCGCTGATATCGGCGGTGTTCGCCGCCGCGGTCGCCGCGGCGCCGCTCTACGGGCACTACTACTGCCAGCATGTGGAGCGCTGCGCCGCCGGGGTTCTGCCGTACTGAGCTGACGGGCAGCTCGTTCGCAATACCTATTTCACCAGGGTGAATTGATTGACGTCGACCTGACGCTGCCGGAACATCTTCGCGCAGCCCGTCAAGTACTTCATGTAGCGGTCGTAGACCTCCTGCGACTGGATTGCGATGGCCCGCTCACGATGCGATTCCAGCGCTTGCGCCCAACAGTCCAAGGTCCTGGCGTAGTGCGGTTGCAACGACTGCACGCGGGTGACGGTGAAGGCGGCCTCGGTAGCGCGCTCCTCGACCATCGAAACCGACGGAAGCCTGCCTCCGGGGAAGATCTCGGTCATGATGAATTTGATGAATCGGGCCAGCTCGAACGTCAGTGGAATGCCTAGTTCTTTGGCGTACTTGGGATTGGGGCCGCAGATGGTGTGCAGCAGCATCACGCCGTCGGCGGGAAGCGCGTCGTAGGCCATCGAGAAGAACGCGGGGTAGCGGTCGTGGCCAAAGTGCTCGAAGGCCCCGATAGAGACAATCCGATCTACCGGCTCGTCGAACTGTTCCCAGCCCTCTAACAGCACCCTCCTGCTGCAGGGGCTTTCCATCGCGTCGAAAGTCTGCTGAACGTGGGCGGCTTGATTCTTTGAGAGAGTCAGGCCGATGACGTTGACGTCGTAGCGTTCGATCGCCCGGCGCATGGTGGCGCCCCAGCCGCACCCGACATCGAGCAGCGTCATTCCGGGCTGTAACCCGAGCTTGCCCAGTGCCAGGTCGATCTTGGCGAGCTGGGCCTCTTCGAGTGTCATGTCATTACGTTCGAAGTAGGCGCAACTATAGGTCTGCGACGGGTCCAGAAACAGCCGGAAGAAGTCGTCGGACAAGTCGTAGTGCGCCTGGATGTCCTCGAAATGGGGGCGCATAGGCCTATTGCGAATCGATTCCTTAACCATCGACCGACTTCCTTTCGGAATACCGCGAACGTGCCGGAGTGCTATTTCTGGCAGGTGAACTGGCAGACGTCGGTGTTGCCATTTCGAAACAGGTCGGCGCAGCCGGTGAGATATTTCATGTAGCGCTCGTAGACCTCTTTGGACTGGATTGCAATCGCCTCGTCCTGGTGGGCTTCCAACGCCGTCGCCCAACTGTCCAAGGTGCGCGCGTAGTGCAGTCGCAGCGGCTGAACCCGGGCGATGCGGAAGCCGGCGGCGGCCGCATGCCGCTGCACTTGTGCCACCTGTGGCAGCCGGCCCCCCGGGAAGATCTCTTCCATGATGAACTTCACGAACCGCAGCAACGGCATCGTCAACTTGAGCCCACGCTCTTGGAACTCTTCGCTGCTGGCCGCCACGATCGTGTGCAGCAGCATCACCCCGTCGGCCGGCATTGCGCCGTAGGCGAACTGGAAGAAGTCGTCGTAGCGGTCGTAACCGAAGTGCTCGAAGGCTCCGATCGACACGATCCTGTCGACCGGCTCGTCGAACTCTTCCCAGCCCTGCAGCAGCACGCGCCTGCTGCGCGGACTGTCCGTCGCGTCGAAAGCTGCCGCTACGTGGACGGCCTGGTTCTTGCTCAAGGTCAGCCCGATCACGTTGACGTCGTAGCGCTGCACGGCTCGGCGCATCGTGGCCCCCCAACCGCAGCCGACGTCAAGCAGCGTCATCCCGGGCTGCAGCCCGAGCTTGTCCAGCGCCAGATCGATTTTCGCGAGCTGGGCCTCCTCCAGACTCATATCGTCGCGTTCGAAATAGGCGCAACTGTAAGTCTGCGTCGGATCCAGAAACAGCTGGTAAAACTCGTCGGACAGGTCGTAATGCGACTGCACATCCTCGAAATGCGGTCTCAGTGAACTCGTCATGAAAGTGTTCCCCCTCAAATTGTTTACGCGGTCGGTCAGACAAGTGACCGCGACTTCCCCCCGCTCGGCGGCGCCGGGCTATCTGTGATGCATGCAGCCCCCGCAGCAGCAGTTCGAATCGGATACCGGGTCAGGCGGGCGCCGTTCCGGCGAAGTCCAGAGCGCACGGCGGCTCTCCCGCAGCCGCCCGCCCACTCCTCGCCGGGGGCGGCCGATGGCTGCGGGGCCCGGCGGCGGGCAGTCGCTTCCCGCTAGGGTGAAGCCGTGACCCACTATGACGTCGTCGTTCTTGGAGCCGGCCCTGGCGGATATGTCGCGGCCATTCGTGCCGCCCAGCTGGGCTTGAACACCGCCATCATTGAGCCGAAGTACTGGGGCGGGGTCTGCCTCAATGTCGGCTGCATTCCGTCCAAAGCGCTGCTGCGCAACGCAGAGCTCGCGCACATCGTCACCAAGGAAGCCCAAACCTTCGGGATAAGTGGCGAAGCCACGTTCGACTACGGGGCGGCATTCGACCGAAGCCGCAAGGTTGCCGAGGGCCGGGTGGCCGGCGTGCACTTCCTGATGAAGAAGAACAAGATCACCGAGATCCACGGCTACGGCACGTTCACGGATCCGAACACACTGTCGGTGGCTCTCAATGACGGTGGCACTGAGACGGTTACGTTCACCAACGCGATCATTGCCACCGGGTCGAGCACCCGGTTGGTGCCGGGCACGTCGCTGTCGGACAACGTCGTCACCTACGAGCAACTGATCCTGAGCCGGGAGCTGCCGAGCTCGATCATCATTGCCGGCGCCGGCGCCATCGGCATGGAGTTCTCCTACGTGCTGGCCAACTACGGCGTGGACGTCACCGTGGTTGAGTTCTTGCCCCGGGCGCTGCCCAACGAGGACGCCGACGTGTCCAAGGAGATCGAAAAGCAGTTCAAGAAGCTGGGCGTCAAGATCCGCACCGGAACCAAGGTCGAGTCCATCGTGGACAGTGGCGCCGGCGGCCAGGTGACGGTCACGGTCAGCAAGGACGGTCAGACCGAGGAAATCAAGGCCGACAAAGTGTTGCAGGCCATCGGATTTGCCCCCAACGTCGACGGCTACGGGCTGGAGGCGGCGGGCGTCGCGCTGACCGAGCGGCGCGCCATCGGTGTCGGCGAATACCTGCAGACCTCGGTGCCGCACATCTATGCCATCGGTGATGTCACCGGCCTGTTGCAGCTGGCGCACGTCGCCGAGGCGCAGGGCGTGGTGGCCGCCGAGACCATTGGCGGGGCCGAAACCATGTCGCTGGGCGATTACCGGATGATGCCGCGGGCCACCTTCTGCCAGCCACAGGTGGCCAGCTTCGGGCTCACCGAGGAGCAGGCCAAGGCCGAGGGCTACGACGTCAAGGTGGTCAAGTTCCCGTTCACTGCCAACGGCAAGGCGCACGGTGTCGGCGACCCGAGCGGGTTCGTGAAACTGATCGCCGACGCCCGTTACGGTGAACTGATCGGCGGTCATCTGATCGGCCACGACGTCTCCGAGTTGCTGCCCGAACTGACCCTGGCGCAGAAGTGGGATCTGACGGCCAACGAATTGGCCCGCAATGTGCACACGCACCCGACCATGTCGGAGGCGCTGCAGGAATGCTTCCACGGGCTGACCGGACACATGATCAACTTCTGATTCCCTGTCAGCCCTTGACGAGCGTGAACTGGGCGACATAGCTGACATTGCGTTGAAAGAAGTCTGCGCAGCCCAGCAGGTACTTCACGTACCGCTCGTAGATCTCTTGAGAGGTCACTGCGATCGCCCGCTCACGGGCCGCTTGCAGCCTGGTCGCCCAGGTGTCCAGAGTGCGTACGTAGTGCGGCGTCAGATCCTGGCGGTCGGCGATGGAAAACCCCGCGGCGCCGGCGAATTCGACGATATCCTCGTCGCACGGTACCGAGCCGCCGGGGAAGATCTCCTTGCCGATGAAGCGCATGAACCGCAGGTCCGTCATCGTGATCGGGATGCCCAATTCCGGCCAGCGCTTGAGCGGGTGGCCCATGATGGTCTGCAGGACCATCCGCCCCTCCTCGGGCATCAGGCGGTGGCACATCTCGAAGAACGCGGCGTAGCGCTCTTTGGGGAAAGCTTCGAAGGCTTCGATGCTGACGATACGGTCGACCGGTTGGTCGAATTCCTCCCATCCGCGCAGCAGAATCTGGCGTGAGCGCTCGCTGTCGACGTCGTCCAGCAGTCGCTGGCCCAGGCTGCACTGGTTTCTGCTCAACGTCAGCCCCAGCACGTTGACGTCATGGGTTTCGATTGCCCGCTGCATGGCAGAACCCCATCCGCACCCGACGTCGAGCAGCGTCATCCCCGGTGCGAGATCCAGCTTGGACAGGGCGAGATCGATTTTGGCGAGCTGGGCCTCTTGTAGCGACATGTCCTCGCGCTCGAAGTAGGCGCAGCTATAGGTCCGGGTCGGGTCTTGGAACAAACCGAAGAAGTCGTTCGAGATGTCGTAGTGAGCCTGCACATCGGCGTAGGCCACCGCCATCTTCGGTGCACCGGTATCGGCCATCTGCCGACCTCCTATCCGCCCCGGTGAACCCGGAAGCCACCGCCAAACCCGGTCATGCGGGCGCCTTCTCACAGGTGAACTGGACGACGTCGGTATACCCGGTATCGAACAGTTCGGCGCAGCCGGTGAGGTACTTGTGGAACCGCTCGTAGATCTCTTCCGACGTGATGGCGACGGCCTCGTCCTTCTTGGCCTCGAGGTTGGCCGCCCAGGTGCTCAAGGTGCGAACGTAGTGCGGCTGCAGGTGCTGCTCGCGGGTCACGGTGTAGCCGGTGTCGGCCGCGTGGTCGGTTATCTGCGCGGCCAAGGGAAGGCGTCCGCCGGGGTAGATCTCGTCCATGATGAACTTGATGAACCGCAGCCGCGACATCGTCAGCGGCAGCTTCTTGGCCTTGATCTCCTCGTCGCTGGGGATGACGATGCTGTGCAGCAGCATCACCCCATCGTCGGGCATCCAGCTGAATGTCTTCTTGAAGTAGTCGTCGTATTTGTTGAAGCCGAAGTGCTCGAACGCACCGATCGACACGATCCTGTCGACCTGCCCGTCGAACTCCTCCCAGGGCTGCAGCCGCACTTCCATGTGGCGCGTGCTGGTCGAGTTCGCGAACACGTTGTCCTCGATGTGCTGCTTCTGGTTCTCCGAGAGGGTCAGACCGATGACGTTGACGTCGTAGCGCTCGGCGGCCCGCCGAATCGTCGAACCCCACCCGCAGCCGATGTCGAGCAACGTCATCCCGGGTTCCAGGCCCAGCTTGCCCAGCGACAGGTCGACCTTGGCCAGCTGCGCTTCTTGCAGCGTCATGTCCTCGCGCTCGAAGTAGGCGCAGCTATAGGTCCGGGTCGGGTCTTGGAACAAACCGAAGAAGTCGTTCGAGATGTCGTAGTGAGCCTGCACATCGGCGTAGGCCACCGCCATCTTCGGTGCACCGGTATCGGCCATCTGCCGACCTCCTATCCGCCCCGGTGAACCCGGAAGCCACCGCCAAACCCGGTCATGCGGGCGCCTTCTCACAGGTGAACTGGACGACGTCGGTATACCCGGTATCGAACAGTTCGGCGCAGCCGGTGAGGTACTTGTGGAACCGCTCGTAGATCTCTTCCGACGTGATGGCGACGGCCTCGTCCTTCTTGGCCTCGAGGTTGGCCGCCCAGGTGCTCAAGGTGCGAACGTAGTGCGGCTGCAGGTGCTGCTCGCGGGTCACGGTGTAGCCGGTGTCGGCCGCGTGGTCGGTTATCTGCGCGGCCAAGGGAAGGCGTCCGCCGGGGTAGATCTCGTCCATGATGAACTTGATGAACCGCAGCCGCGACATCGTCAGCGGCAGCTTCTTGGCCTTGATCTCCTCGTCGCTGGGGATGACGATGCTGTGCAGCAGCATCACCCCATCGTCGGGCATCCAGCTGAATGTCTTCTTGAAGTAGTCGTCGTATTTGTTGAAGCCGAAGTGCTCGAACGCACCGATCGACACGATCCTGTCGACCTGCCCGTCGAACTCCTCCCAGGGCTGCAGCCGCACTTCCATGTGGCGCGTGCTGGTCGAGTTCGCGAACACGTTGTCCTCGATGTGCTGCTTCTGGTTCTCCGAGAGGGTCAGACCGATGACGTTGACGTCGTAGCGCTCGGCGGCCCGCCGAATCGTCGAACCCCACCCGCAGCCGATGTCGAGCAACGTCATCCCGGGTTCCAGGCCCAGCTTGCCCAGCGACAGGTCGACCTTGGCCAGCTGCGCTTCTTGCAGCGTCATGTCCTCGCGCTCGAAATATGCGCAGCTGTAAGTCTGCGACGGGTCCTGCCACAGCTTGAAGAAGTCGTTGGAGATGTCGTAGTGGAACTGGACCTCGTCTTTGTCTGATCCGCGGGTCTGCGCCGCGGAGTTCGACAGCCATTGGGATTTGGCTTTGGGTCCGGCGCTTGGGGAATGTGCCACCGTGGGTCCTCCCGGGAGAGACCTATGTCAGAGAAACGACGTGCTGGTGGCTCAACACTTGGGCCGACACTACGCCCCCCAAGGTAGGAGTGCCCTGTGAGTTTTTGGCCCGAGCGCGCCGGGTAAACGGTGCTGAGGCGGGATATTGCCGGGCGATGCTCGGACGAGCGAAACACCGTCGGCGGCCGGCGAGCCGCCGAATCAACCCCCGAACAGCTCGAAAACCCCGAATCCCACCACCATGCCGGCCACGTTCGCGCAGGCGTTGACCGCGTCGTTGCCCATCCATCGCCAGCCTGTGGACGCCGTTGCCGGCACGCCGCAGTGCAGGCCGTCCTCTACGGTGGCGCCGCACGTGGCGCAATGGAAGCGGGCCTGCACGGTGGCCCCGATCAAGGTGTCGACCAGGGAGCCGACAACGCCGGCCGCTAGGCCCACCGGCACCATCGCGAGACCACCGAACAGGGCTCCGAAGGCGCCGACGGCCAGTGCCCCCAGCACCGTCGCGGCCGAACCCAGTGGGGAGACCGCCCCCGAGGTGCCCTTGGGCACCCGCGTCCAGGTGCGCAGCGACAGCGGCTCTCGGGAGGAGAAGCGGCCGATCTCCGAGGCCCAGGAGTCGGCGATGCCGGCCGCGATCCCGCCGATCGACACGGCGTACCAGAGCGGGTCGCGGGTGAACGCATAGCCGATCACCGGAATCAGCACCGGCAGGCCGGCATTCACCGCCACCTGGCTCATGGCGCGCATGCCCCCAGTCCGGACGGGGCGGCGATAGGCGGTGAGCAGGCTGGTCAGCGAGAAGAACAACGCGGCTGGGATGATCCAGGCCCACCCGCCGAGGCCGACGGCCACTGCCGCGATCAGGCCACCGCTCAGTGCGCCGGGTAGATCCAACCACCGCATCCGCAGCATGAAAGGCACGATGGCGCAGCCGAATACCACTGCGGCCAGCCACCGTAGCGCGTCGTCGGTCGACAGCTCCCGCGCCACGTGCAGTAGCAGCGCAACCCACGGTGTGATCAGCAGGTTGTCCGCCGCGGGTAGCACCAGAAGTTCCACCGCGGCTGTGGTCATCGCAACGAACAGCGAAACCGACACCGCCATAAACATATTCAGTTCAAGGCCGACACGGCAGAACACCCACGACACCGCGAACGCGATGACCACGAAGGCCACCGACCCCTCCAGTGAGCGCACCCCGCCACCGGCTTCGACCCGGTGCCTGCCGTAGCGGTCCCCGATCAGTGCCGCACCGGCGTCGGCCAGCCCCAGCACCACCACACCTGCTGCGATGGCGACCCGATCCGGCCAGAACGCCAGCACCGCGACCAACGCCCCGGCGGCGAAACCCACCAGCCCGTAGTCGCGCGACCGTGTCCCGTCGAAGACGCCGGGCACCGGGATCAGGCCGCGCTCCACGATGATCGTCAAGGCCACCGTCGCTGCCGCCAGTACGCCGGCCACCACCACTCCGTGCGAGAGCTGGAAGGCCGCCAGGGCGGCGAACAACCCGCACAGCGCGTGGGGGATCTTGCGGGTGACCAAGGGGCTGGCCCCCCGTCGTGCCAGTGCGCGCCCGACCACGATCAGGACCGCTGCGATCAGCAGCACCCCGCCCCCGGCGACGGCCAGGTCGTGGCTAACGGTAGCGGTCACGCAGGACTACTCATCGAAGTCCAGCGGAACCCGCAGTGCGCTCAAGGTGGCGGCCAGCGCATCGTATTGGCTGGCCAGCATGACGAATTCGATCAGCCGGGGACGATCCAGATGTTCGGCCAGCTGCGCCCAGGTGGCATCGGAGAGCGTGCGGGTCTGCACCAGTTCGTCGACCCCGGTCAGCAACACGCGCTGCCGGTCGGTGAGCCCGTCCGCGCTGGGCCCTTCGAAGATCCGTGCCTGGGTGGCGTCGTCGAGACCGACCGCCCGGCCCATCCGGCGATGGTGCTGCAGTTCGTATTGACTGTCGCGCAGGTGCCCCACCCGCAGGATCACCAACTCGGTGTCGCGGTTCGGCAGCTTGCCGCCGCGCATCAGCACCCCGCCGAACGGCAGCCAGGACCACATCAGCCGCCGGTGCTGGCCGAGGGTGGTGAACAGGTGCGCCCGGGGTACGCGTTGGCGCAGGGCGACGACTTTGCAGACCAGCCAGTTGGCGACACCGAGGTCGCGTAGGCCGGGGGAATCGGGGATACGAACAGTCACCGCTGTTGCTTTACCAGATACGGAGAGACAGTGCTGCGATGTTCGTTGAGATCCAGGTCACGGCCGAGCGCGGGGAAGGCCCGCTGTGGGCAGTTGTCGTGGTCACATACTCGGCAGCCCACCCCGATCGGGGTGGCTGGGACGTCGTGGCCTGCCGCCAGATCCAGGCCTTCGGAATAGACCAGCCGGTGGGCGTGGCGCAGTTCGCAACCGAGCCCGATCGCGAAGGTCTTGTCCGGCTGGCCCCAGCGGGAGGCCCGGCGTTCGACGGTGCGCGCCACCCACATGTACTTGCGGCCGTCGGGCATCTCGGCGATCTGCACCAGGATCTTTCCCGGGTTGCCGAACGACTCGTAGACGTTCCACAGTGGGCAGGTACCGCCGCTGGAAGAGAAGTGAAAGCCGGTGGCTGACTGCCGTTTTGACATGTTGCCGGCCCGATCGACCCGGACGAAGGAGAACGGCACACCCCGCATCGACGGCCGCTGCAGGGTGGACAGCCGGTGGGCGATGGTCTCGTAGCTGACCCGGTAGAAAGCCGACAACCGTTCGATGTCGTAGCGGAACGTCTCGGCACTGTCGTGGAACTGCCCGTACGGCAACACGATCGCCGCCGCGAAGTAGTTGGCCAGCCCGAGCCGGGCCAGCGTGCGGGAGTCCTTCGAGGTGAACTTCCCCTCTTCCACCATGGCCGAGATCTGATCGTCGAACTCCAGGTAGGCCAGTTCGGCGGCCATCTTGAACACGCGCTGCCCCCAGGACAGGTGGTTGGAGATGTCCAGGGTGCGAGTTTCCGCGTCGTAGCGGTGTAGCACCCTTTCGCCCAGATCAATGCGACGGTTGATGTGCACCCCGTGCACCTCGGTGAGCCGATTGGCCAGCTCGACGGCCAATTCGCCCTGGTGCCTGCGCATCCTGGTGGCCAGATCTTCTGCGGCGGTGTCCAATTCGTGCAGGTAGTTCTGGCGTTGATAGAAGTAGTCCCGGACTTCCTCGTGCGGCATGGTGATCGCGCCGGTGCCGCTGCCGTCGGAGAAGCGCTCCTCGGTGGCCGCGGCGAGTTGGGCTGTGGTGATGCGGTAGCGGCGGTGCAGGTTGACCATCGCGTGGGCCAATTTGGGGTGGGCACTGACCATTTCGGCCACCTCGGCCAGGTCCACGTCGATGTCGAGGTCGCGATCCATGGCGACCTCGCGCAGCTCGGCGACCAGCCGGGTGTCGTCCTGGGAAGCGAAGAAGCTGGCGTCCACACCGAAGACCTCGGCGATTCGCAGCAGTACCGCGACGGTCAGCGGACGAACGTCATGCTCGATCTGGTTGAGGTAGCTCGGTGAGATCTCCAGCATCTGGGCCAGTGCAGCCTGGCTGAACCCGCGTTCGCTGCGCAGCTGGCGCACCCGGGCGCCGACATACGTCTTGGCCACCCCATCGAGCCTACCTGCTGCGAAGGCCGCATTCGCATTGTTGGCATGGCATGATCCGCTCAGGGAGAGACCACGGGAGCACCGATGCACCAGACACAGGAGCCGACCGGCCTGGCCAAGGCTTTGATGCCAGTGCCGGACCCACATCCCGACGTGTTCGATCGGCAGTGGCCGCTGCGGGTCGCCGACATCGACCGCCTGGGCCGCCTGCGGATGGATGCGGCCGCCCGCCACATCCAGGACATCGGCCAGGATCAGTTGCGCGAAGGCGGATATCAGGAGACCCACCCGCTGTGGATCGTCCGGCGCACCATGATGGACCTGATCCGTCCGATCGAGTTCCAGGACATGCTGCGGATACGGCGTTGGTGTTCGGGCACCTCCAACCGCTGGTGTGAGATGCGGGTTCGCATCGATGGCCGCAAGGGCGGGCTGGTCGAATCCGAAGCGTTCTGGATCAACATCAACCGCGAGACGCAGGGACCGGCGCGGATCTCCGAGGACTTCCTGGCCAGGCTCAAGCGCACCACCACCGTCGACCGGCTGCGCTGGAAGGCCTACCTGAAGGCCGGTGGTCGTGAGGACTCGGACGAGATCCACGAATACCCGATTCGGTTCACCGACATCGACCTGTTCGACCACATGAACAACTCGGTGTACTGGAGCGTGGTCGAGGACTACCTGTCGGGTTACCCCGAGCTGCTCGACGCGCCGCTGCGGGTCACGCTGGAACACGATGCGGCGGTCGCACTGGGCGACAAACTAGAGATCGTCTCCCACGTCCACCCGGCTGGATCGACTGATCAGTTCGGGCCTGGACTGGTCGATCGCACTGTTAGAACGCTCACATACCTGGTGGGTGAAGAGGTCAAAGCCCTCGCCGCAATCTTCCCGCTGTAACACGTTCTAGTCAGTACGGGCGTACTGCTAAAACGTGCGCTGACCAGTGTGGATATGTTACCGGCCGGTAGCTTTTGGGCTGATTTCGCGACGGGGTTTCCCTATGGTTCTTCGCAAACTTTGCAATTTGTTCGCGATGCATGGCTGAACTTGGCAATGGAAACGGCTGGACCTGGGGAGATGTCCTGTGCCAAGGTCGCATTAACACACCAGTGAATCGATCGGGGTGTTAGCAAAGCCGGGAAGCAATTCTCGGGTCCGGCGACCCCGGCCGATCGAGAACGCAAAGGAGCGCATCCTATGTCGACCGTTGGCACGCCGAAGAGCCCCGAGCAGATCCAGCACGACTGGGACCACAACCCGCGTTGGAAGGGTGTCACCCGCACCTACTCCGCAGCGGATGTTGTCGCGCTCCAGGGCCACGTCGTCGAAGAGCACACCCTGGCCCGTCGTGGCGCCGAGGTGCTCTGGGAGCAGCTGCACGACCTGGACTACATCAACGCCCTGGGCGCGCTGACCGGCAACATGGCCGTCCAGCAGGTCCGGGCCGGCCTGAAGGCCATCTACCTGTCCGGTTGGCAGGTCGCCGGTGACGCCAACCTGTCCGGCCACACCTACCCCGACCAGAGCCTCTACCCGGCCAACTCGGTGCCGCAGGTGGTGCGCCGGATCAACAACGCACTGCTGCGTGCCGACGAGATCGCCAAGGTCGAGGGCGACACCTCGGTGGACAACTGGCTGGCCCCGATCGTGGCCGACGGCGAGGCCGGCTTCGGTGGCGCGCTCAACGTGTACGAGCTGCAGAAGGCGATGATCGCCGCCGGTGTCGCGGGTTCGCACTGGGAGGACCAGCTGGCTTCGGAGAAGAAGTGCGGCCACCTGGGCGGCAAGGTGCTGATCCCCACCCAGCAGCACATCCGCACCCTGACCTCGGCCCGTCTGGCCGCTGACGTCGCCGACGTGCCGACCGTGGTGATCGCCCGGACCGACGCCGAGGCCGCCACCCTGATCACCTCCGATGTCGACGAGCGCGACCAGCCGTTCATCACCGGTGAGCGGACCGCGGAGGGCTTCTACTACACCAAGAACGGTCTGGAGCCGTGCATCGCGCGGGCCAAGGCCTACGCGCCGTACGCCGACCTGATCTGGATGGAGACCGGTACCCCGGACCTGGAGCTGGCCAAGAAGTTCGCCGAGGGCGTCAAGTCGGAGTTCCCGGACCAGATGCTGGCCTACAACTGCTCGCCGTCGTTCAACTGGAAGCAGCACCTGGACGACGCGACCATCGCGAAGTTCCAGAACGAGCTGGGTGCCATGGGCTTCAAGTTCCAGTTCATCACCCTGGCCGGCTTCCACGCCCTGAACTACTCGATGTTCGATCTGGCCCACGGCTACGCCCGCAAGCAGATGAGCGCCTACGTCGAGCTGCAGGAGCGCGAGTTCGCCGCCGAGGAGCGGGGCTACACCGCCACCAAGCACCAGCGCGAGGTCGGTGCCGGCTACTTCGACCGGATCGCCACCACCGTC
The window above is part of the Mycolicibacter sp. MU0102 genome. Proteins encoded here:
- the aceA gene encoding isocitrate lyase, with amino-acid sequence MSTVGTPKSPEQIQHDWDHNPRWKGVTRTYSAADVVALQGHVVEEHTLARRGAEVLWEQLHDLDYINALGALTGNMAVQQVRAGLKAIYLSGWQVAGDANLSGHTYPDQSLYPANSVPQVVRRINNALLRADEIAKVEGDTSVDNWLAPIVADGEAGFGGALNVYELQKAMIAAGVAGSHWEDQLASEKKCGHLGGKVLIPTQQHIRTLTSARLAADVADVPTVVIARTDAEAATLITSDVDERDQPFITGERTAEGFYYTKNGLEPCIARAKAYAPYADLIWMETGTPDLELAKKFAEGVKSEFPDQMLAYNCSPSFNWKQHLDDATIAKFQNELGAMGFKFQFITLAGFHALNYSMFDLAHGYARKQMSAYVELQEREFAAEERGYTATKHQREVGAGYFDRIATTVDPTSSTTALAGSTEEGQFH